Proteins from a single region of Rhipicephalus sanguineus isolate Rsan-2018 chromosome 5, BIME_Rsan_1.4, whole genome shotgun sequence:
- the LOC119394088 gene encoding uncharacterized protein LOC119394088, with product MEGFPNDEVTLPGCFVVKYLGVQDATGLWGLKHTRRAVDDLVAAAKSGKLTSAHMPMVKLEVSEKGVTLIELGAGAVSGRSTGANNRVKPVPYPTSVGVNGVGGAPVSCVYPIECISYGVQDVSYSKVVAMIVVRESASASLHHLHEHPFRCHAFVCESKAVAKRLTLTLAAAFREFSKMVKSTRTRELYTKKFAIDLRGEEDGECVPEDSEA from the coding sequence ATGGAGGGCTTCCCGAACGACGAGGTGACCCTGCCCGGCTGCTTCGTGGTCAAGTACCTGGGCGTGCAGGACGCCACCGGACTGTGGGGACTGAAGCACACGCGGCGAGCCGTCGACGACCTCGTGGCTGCCGCCAAGAGCGGCAAGCTCACGAGCGCCCACATGCCCATGGTCAAGCTCGAGGTGTCCGAGAAAGGCGTCACCCTCATCGAGCTCGGCGCCGGGGCAGTTTCCGGTCGGTCCACGGGTGCCAACAACCGCGTCAAGCCCGTCCCGTACCCGACGTCGGTGGGTGTGAACGGCGTCGGCGGAGCGCCCGTGTCGTGTGTGTATCCCATCGAGTGCATCTCGTACGGCGTCCAAGACGTGAGCTACAGCAAGGTGGTGGCCATGATAGTGGTGCGCGAGTCTGCGTCCGCGTCGCTGCACCACCTGCACGAGCACCCGTTCCGCTGTCACGCGTTCGTGTGCGAAAGCAAGGCGGTAGCCAAGCGGCTCACGCTCACGCTGGCCGCCGCCTTCCGCGAGTTCAGCAAGATGGTCAAGAGCACAAGGACCCGGGAGCTGTACACCAAGAAGTTCGCCATCGACCTGCGCGGCGAAGAGGACGGCGAATGCGTGCCGGAGGATTCTGAAGCGTAG